A region of Streptomyces sp. NBC_01750 DNA encodes the following proteins:
- a CDS encoding YtxH domain-containing protein, with the protein MRYKLTFVIGLALGYVLGTRAGRERYEQLKKSARQIAQNPAVRNAAETAAQGSREVAGKAFHAVSEKVGERVPDSVAERVRSLRERTAAGEDEWGTSNT; encoded by the coding sequence ATGCGGTACAAGCTGACGTTCGTCATCGGACTGGCCCTCGGCTACGTTCTCGGCACCCGGGCCGGCCGCGAGCGCTATGAGCAGCTCAAGAAGTCCGCGCGCCAGATCGCTCAGAACCCCGCGGTGCGCAACGCCGCCGAGACCGCGGCGCAGGGCAGCCGCGAGGTGGCGGGCAAGGCATTCCACGCGGTGAGCGAAAAGGTCGGGGAGCGGGTGCCCGACTCGGTTGCGGAGCGGGTGCGGTCGCTGCGGGAGCGGACCGCGGCCGGTGAGGACGAGTGGGGAACAAGCAACACGTGA
- a CDS encoding FGGY family carbohydrate kinase, which yields MGIVAGLDSSSAFTRIVVCDADTGAVLRQGYAPHPVEAKATEIDPQAWLLSLGEAATGGLLEGVQAIGVSAQQHGLLALDRQGNLVRPALLGNDKRAQVAAADLIDALGGRQAWAEAVGSVPQAAQPVSKLRWMARSEPELAQRVALVMQPHDWLVWQLLGRPVRRTTDRGGASGTGYWSAGSGSYRPDLVELALGHQCALPEVLGPAEAAGMTPEGLLISAGTGETMAAAFGLGVGVGDAVVSLGASGSVMAVHHEALADPSGMITSFADATGMHLPVVHTLNAVRALRGTAELLGLENLDELSAQAMKSTPGSSGLVLLPYLEGERTPQLPHTAGTLSGLRRESMKPEHLARAAFEGMLCSLADAMDVLRGRGVDVRRVFLLGAAAGLPAVQAAAPAIFGAQVVVPQPADYAALGAARQAAWSLGVSQGTLSPGAPPAWQGAAAQVFEPGENLAVGQAVRQQYGATRDQIHPGAFNPTS from the coding sequence ATGGGGATAGTCGCCGGGCTGGACAGTTCGTCTGCATTCACGCGCATCGTCGTCTGTGACGCGGACACGGGCGCCGTGCTGCGCCAGGGGTACGCACCGCACCCCGTCGAGGCGAAGGCCACCGAGATAGATCCGCAGGCCTGGCTCCTGTCGCTCGGTGAGGCCGCGACCGGCGGGCTGTTGGAAGGCGTACAGGCCATCGGGGTGTCCGCGCAGCAGCACGGACTGCTGGCGCTGGACCGGCAGGGCAATCTCGTACGGCCCGCACTGCTCGGCAATGACAAACGGGCGCAGGTCGCGGCGGCGGATCTGATCGACGCGCTGGGCGGGCGGCAGGCATGGGCCGAAGCCGTCGGCTCGGTGCCGCAGGCCGCGCAGCCGGTGTCGAAGCTGCGCTGGATGGCGCGCTCCGAGCCGGAGCTCGCGCAGCGGGTCGCGCTGGTGATGCAGCCGCACGACTGGCTGGTGTGGCAGTTGCTCGGCCGGCCCGTCCGCAGGACCACGGACCGCGGCGGCGCCTCCGGCACCGGGTACTGGTCCGCGGGCAGCGGGTCCTACCGGCCCGATCTGGTGGAGCTCGCGCTCGGGCACCAGTGCGCGCTGCCCGAGGTGCTCGGTCCGGCCGAGGCCGCGGGGATGACGCCCGAGGGGCTGCTGATCTCGGCCGGGACCGGCGAGACGATGGCTGCGGCGTTCGGGCTCGGCGTCGGGGTCGGCGACGCGGTGGTGTCGCTCGGGGCTTCGGGTTCCGTGATGGCCGTGCACCATGAGGCGCTGGCCGATCCGAGCGGGATGATCACGTCGTTCGCCGACGCGACCGGGATGCATCTGCCGGTCGTGCACACACTCAACGCCGTACGGGCGCTGCGCGGAACAGCCGAGCTGCTGGGTCTGGAGAACCTCGACGAGCTCTCCGCGCAGGCGATGAAGTCGACGCCGGGATCGTCCGGGCTTGTGCTGCTGCCGTATCTGGAGGGCGAGCGGACTCCGCAACTGCCGCACACCGCGGGGACGCTGAGCGGTCTGCGGCGCGAGTCGATGAAGCCCGAGCATCTGGCGCGGGCCGCGTTCGAGGGCATGCTCTGCTCGCTCGCCGACGCGATGGATGTGCTGCGCGGGCGCGGGGTCGACGTGCGCAGGGTCTTTCTGCTGGGTGCGGCCGCCGGGCTGCCCGCCGTACAGGCCGCGGCGCCCGCGATCTTCGGGGCGCAGGTCGTCGTACCGCAGCCCGCCGACTATGCGGCACTGGGTGCGGCCCGGCAGGCCGCCTGGTCGCTCGGCGTCTCGCAGGGGACGCTGTCTCCGGGCGCTCCGCCGGCCTGGCAGGGCGCGGCCGCGCAGGTCTTCGAGCCCGGTGAGAATCTGGCGGTGGGTCAGGCGGTTCGCCAGCAGTACGGTGCGACGCGGGACCAGATTCATCCGGGGGCGTTCAACCCGACTTCTTGA
- a CDS encoding ABC transporter ATP-binding protein: MLIRLLRTHLRPYKKPIALLVALQLLQTSATLYLPTLNADIIDDGVVKGDTGYILEIGALMIAISLVQVFCNIGAVFYGARTAAALGRDVRADVFDRVQSFSAREVGHFGAPSLITRTTNDVQQVQMLVLMAFTLMVSAPIMCVGGIIMALGQDVPLSAVLLAVVPVLGIAVSLIVKKMRPLFRTMQERLDTVNRVLREQITGNRVIRAFVRDEYEKERFREANTELTNVSLSTGRLMALMFPTVMTVVNVSSIVVVWFGAHRIDSGAIQIGALTAFLAYLMQIVMAVMMATFMFMMVPRAEVCAERIEEVLGTDSSVVPPAEPVRQLRRRGHLELRGAEFRYPGAEEPVLRSVELVARPGETTAIIGSTGSGKSTLLGLVPRLFDVTGGEVLVDGVDVRELDPALMARTVGLVPQKPYLFSGTVATNLRYGKPAASDEELWQALEVAQAADFVRELEGGLNAPIAQGGTNVSGGQRQRLAIARTLVQRPEIFLFDDSFSALDYATDAALRRALASETAESTVVIVAQRVSTIRDADRIVVLDEGQVVGTGSHHELMESNETYREIVLSQLTEAEAA; the protein is encoded by the coding sequence GTGCTGATACGACTACTGCGGACGCACTTGCGTCCGTACAAGAAACCCATCGCCCTGCTCGTGGCTCTCCAGCTGCTGCAGACCAGCGCCACCCTCTATCTGCCCACCCTGAACGCGGACATCATCGACGACGGTGTCGTGAAGGGGGACACGGGTTACATCCTGGAAATCGGCGCGCTCATGATCGCCATCAGCCTCGTCCAGGTCTTCTGCAATATCGGAGCCGTCTTCTACGGCGCCAGGACCGCGGCCGCGCTCGGGCGGGATGTCCGGGCGGACGTCTTCGACCGGGTGCAGAGCTTCTCAGCGCGGGAAGTCGGGCACTTCGGTGCGCCGTCGCTGATCACGCGTACGACCAATGACGTCCAACAGGTCCAGATGCTGGTCCTGATGGCGTTCACGCTGATGGTGTCGGCGCCGATCATGTGCGTCGGCGGCATCATCATGGCGCTCGGCCAGGATGTGCCGCTGTCGGCGGTGCTGCTGGCCGTGGTGCCTGTGCTGGGCATCGCGGTGTCGCTGATAGTCAAGAAGATGCGTCCGCTGTTCCGCACCATGCAGGAGCGTCTGGACACCGTGAACCGGGTGCTGCGGGAGCAGATCACCGGCAACCGCGTCATTCGCGCCTTCGTACGGGACGAGTACGAGAAGGAACGCTTCCGCGAGGCCAACACCGAGCTCACGAACGTGTCGCTGTCCACCGGCCGGCTGATGGCGCTGATGTTCCCGACCGTCATGACGGTGGTGAATGTGTCGTCCATCGTCGTCGTCTGGTTCGGTGCTCACCGGATCGACAGCGGTGCGATACAGATCGGCGCGCTGACCGCGTTCCTCGCCTATCTGATGCAGATCGTGATGGCCGTGATGATGGCCACCTTCATGTTCATGATGGTGCCGCGCGCCGAGGTCTGTGCCGAGAGGATCGAGGAGGTCCTGGGCACGGATTCGAGTGTGGTGCCGCCGGCCGAGCCGGTACGGCAGCTGCGCAGACGCGGACATCTGGAGCTGCGGGGCGCCGAGTTCCGCTATCCGGGGGCCGAGGAGCCGGTGCTGCGGAGCGTCGAACTGGTGGCGCGGCCCGGCGAGACGACCGCGATCATCGGGTCGACGGGCAGTGGCAAGTCGACCCTGCTGGGTCTCGTACCGCGGCTGTTCGATGTGACGGGCGGCGAGGTTCTCGTCGACGGCGTGGATGTGCGCGAGCTCGATCCGGCGCTGATGGCCAGGACGGTGGGGCTCGTGCCCCAGAAGCCGTATCTCTTCTCCGGGACCGTGGCCACCAATCTGCGCTACGGGAAGCCCGCCGCCAGTGACGAAGAGCTGTGGCAGGCGCTCGAAGTGGCGCAGGCCGCGGACTTCGTACGGGAGCTGGAAGGCGGGCTGAACGCGCCGATCGCCCAGGGTGGGACCAATGTCTCCGGCGGGCAGCGGCAGCGGCTCGCGATCGCCAGGACACTGGTGCAGCGGCCCGAGATTTTCCTCTTCGACGACTCCTTCTCCGCGCTGGACTACGCCACGGACGCTGCGCTGCGCCGGGCACTGGCGAGCGAGACCGCGGAGTCGACCGTGGTGATCGTCGCCCAGCGAGTGTCCACCATCCGTGACGCCGACCGGATCGTGGTGCTGGACGAGGGGCAGGTCGTGGGGACGGGAAGCCACCACGAGCTCATGGAGAGCAACGAGACCTACCGCGAGATCGTGCTCTCGCAGCTGACGGAGGCTGAGGCCGCATGA
- a CDS encoding ABC transporter ATP-binding protein: MSGPGGRMMMGPTERSMDFKGSGKRLLRQLAPERATLWTMLGAGVLSVALAVVGPKILGQATDLVFAGVVGRGMPAGTSKDQAIEGLRDKGDGGLADMLSGVDFTPGNGIDFDAVANVLLVALAVYVAAGLLMLVSTRLSIRVINRTMYRMREDVQAKLSRLPLSYFDRAKRGEVLSRATNDMDNISQTMQQTMGQLINSLLTIVGVLAMMFWISPLLALVALVTVPVSVFVATRVGKRSQPQFVQQWKSTGKLNAHIEEMYTGHALVKIFGRQDESAQAFAEQNETLYEAGFKAQFNSGVMQPLMFFVSNLNYVLVAVVGGLRVATGTLSIGDVQAFIQYSRQFSMPLTQVASMANLVQSGVASAERIFELLDAQEQQPDSPSAERPKQLRGQVSLEKVAFRYEPEKPLIEDLSLSVEPGHTVAIVGPTGAGKTTLVNLLMRFYEVTGGRISLDGVDVAKMSREELRSGIGMVLQDTWLFGGTIAENIAYGSSREVTREEIEEAARAAHADRFVRTLPDGYDTVIDDEGSGVSAGEKQLITIARAFLSDPVILVLDEATSSVDTRTEVLIQKAMARLAHGRTSFVIAHRLSTIRDADVILVMENGAIVEQGTHDGLLAANGAYARLYAAQFAQAVVEVE; the protein is encoded by the coding sequence ATGAGCGGGCCGGGCGGACGCATGATGATGGGCCCCACCGAGCGGTCCATGGACTTCAAGGGCTCGGGCAAGCGGCTGCTGCGGCAGCTCGCGCCGGAGCGGGCCACGCTGTGGACGATGCTCGGCGCGGGTGTGCTGAGCGTGGCGTTGGCGGTGGTCGGGCCGAAGATTCTGGGGCAGGCGACGGACCTGGTCTTCGCGGGGGTCGTCGGCCGCGGCATGCCGGCCGGGACCAGCAAGGACCAGGCGATCGAGGGCCTGCGGGACAAGGGCGACGGCGGGCTGGCCGACATGCTGTCCGGGGTGGACTTCACGCCCGGCAACGGCATCGACTTCGACGCCGTAGCCAATGTGCTGCTGGTCGCGCTGGCCGTGTACGTGGCCGCCGGGCTGCTGATGCTGGTGTCGACGAGGCTGTCGATCCGGGTGATCAACCGGACCATGTACCGGATGCGCGAGGACGTACAAGCGAAGCTGTCGCGGCTGCCGCTGTCGTACTTCGACCGGGCCAAGCGCGGCGAGGTGCTCAGCCGGGCGACGAACGACATGGACAACATCTCGCAGACCATGCAGCAGACCATGGGACAGCTGATCAACTCACTGCTGACCATCGTGGGCGTGCTGGCGATGATGTTCTGGATCTCGCCTCTGCTGGCGCTGGTCGCACTGGTGACGGTGCCGGTGTCGGTCTTTGTGGCGACGAGGGTCGGCAAGCGTTCGCAGCCGCAGTTCGTGCAGCAGTGGAAGTCCACGGGCAAGCTCAACGCCCATATCGAGGAGATGTACACGGGCCACGCCCTGGTGAAGATCTTCGGACGGCAGGACGAGTCGGCGCAGGCCTTCGCCGAGCAGAACGAGACGCTGTACGAGGCCGGTTTCAAGGCCCAGTTCAACAGCGGCGTCATGCAGCCGCTGATGTTCTTCGTCTCCAACCTCAACTACGTGCTGGTGGCGGTCGTCGGCGGCCTGCGGGTCGCGACCGGCACACTGTCGATCGGCGATGTGCAGGCGTTCATACAGTACTCGCGCCAGTTCTCGATGCCGCTGACCCAAGTCGCGTCGATGGCGAACCTGGTGCAGTCGGGCGTCGCCTCGGCCGAGCGGATCTTCGAGCTGCTGGACGCGCAGGAGCAGCAGCCGGACTCCCCATCGGCCGAGCGGCCGAAGCAGCTGCGCGGTCAGGTGTCTTTGGAGAAGGTGGCCTTCCGGTACGAGCCGGAGAAGCCTCTCATCGAGGATCTGTCGCTGAGCGTCGAACCCGGTCACACGGTCGCGATCGTCGGGCCGACCGGCGCGGGCAAGACCACGCTGGTGAATCTGCTGATGCGGTTCTACGAGGTGACGGGCGGCCGGATCAGCCTGGACGGCGTGGACGTCGCGAAGATGTCGCGTGAGGAACTGCGGTCCGGGATAGGCATGGTGCTCCAGGACACCTGGCTGTTCGGCGGCACCATCGCGGAGAACATCGCCTACGGATCCTCCCGCGAGGTGACCCGGGAGGAGATCGAGGAGGCGGCGCGGGCCGCCCACGCGGACCGGTTCGTACGGACCCTGCCCGACGGCTACGACACGGTGATCGACGACGAGGGCTCGGGCGTCAGCGCGGGCGAGAAGCAGCTGATCACCATCGCGCGGGCGTTCCTCTCCGACCCGGTGATCCTGGTGCTGGACGAGGCGACCAGTTCGGTCGACACCCGCACCGAGGTACTGATCCAGAAGGCGATGGCGCGCCTGGCCCACGGCCGTACGAGCTTTGTCATCGCACACCGGCTCTCCACCATCCGGGACGCGGATGTGATCCTGGTGATGGAGAACGGCGCGATCGTCGAACAGGGTACGCACGACGGGCTGTTGGCGGCGAACGGCGCGTATGCGCGGCTGTACGCGGCCCAGTTCGCGCAGGCGGTCGTGGAGGTGGAGTAG
- the dnaG gene encoding DNA primase, translating to MAGRINDDDVKAVRDAVPIDAVVSEYLQLRNAGGGNLKGLCPFHDEKSPSFQVSPSKGLFHCFGCQEGGDTIAFVMKIDHLSFSETVERLAATAGITLRYEEGGYNPTHQRGERIRLVEAHKIAAQFYIEQLESGPEAETGRKFLAERGFDQAAAQHFSVGYSPQGWDHLTRFLRGKGFSDKELILSGLSQDGRRGPIDRFRGRLMWPIRDISGDVVGFGARKLYESDNGPKYLNTPETGIYKKSQMLYGIDLAKKEIAKTSRAVVVEGYTDVMACHLAGVTTAIATCGTAFGGDHIKILRRLLMDNATAEVIFTFDGDAAGQKAALRAFEDDQKFAAETSIAITPGGMDPCELRLAEGDGGVQKLVETRTPLFEFAIRHSVTRHNLETPAGRAAALDEAAPIVAGIKNIAIQHESAVQLAGILGILDTQFVVKRVAQLARWARDRGGRGPAMQSRTPQAYERQGAHQIPAGPALNLRSPTHRTERELLKLALQHPGLVSPAFDAYGVDEFTAPPYAAVRQTIAEAGGAEQGTQDTPDYLARVRDAAPNDTVRAMVTELAVEAIHARTVDEIYAGTQLVQVRLRAVDRRIGDVQGTLARLGPNAEPEHHTAVANELWVLQQYAQSLRNQGADAL from the coding sequence GTGGCAGGCAGGATCAACGATGACGACGTGAAGGCGGTACGGGACGCGGTCCCGATCGACGCCGTCGTTTCCGAGTACCTCCAGCTGCGCAATGCCGGCGGCGGAAACCTCAAGGGCCTCTGCCCCTTCCACGACGAGAAGTCCCCCTCCTTCCAGGTCAGCCCGAGCAAGGGTCTCTTCCACTGCTTCGGCTGCCAGGAGGGCGGCGACACGATCGCCTTCGTGATGAAGATCGACCATCTCTCCTTCTCGGAGACGGTCGAGCGCCTCGCCGCGACGGCGGGCATCACCCTGCGCTACGAGGAGGGTGGGTACAACCCCACCCATCAGCGCGGCGAGCGCATCCGCCTGGTGGAGGCGCACAAGATCGCCGCGCAGTTCTACATCGAGCAGCTGGAGAGCGGGCCGGAGGCCGAGACCGGCCGCAAGTTCCTCGCCGAGCGCGGCTTCGACCAGGCCGCGGCCCAGCACTTCAGCGTCGGCTACAGCCCGCAGGGCTGGGACCACCTCACCCGCTTCCTGCGCGGCAAGGGCTTCAGCGACAAGGAGCTGATCCTCTCCGGCCTCTCCCAGGACGGCCGCCGCGGCCCCATCGACCGCTTCCGCGGCCGGCTGATGTGGCCCATCCGCGACATCTCCGGCGATGTCGTCGGCTTCGGCGCGCGCAAGCTGTACGAGAGCGACAACGGCCCGAAGTACCTGAACACGCCTGAGACGGGCATCTACAAGAAGTCCCAGATGCTGTACGGCATCGATCTCGCCAAGAAGGAGATCGCCAAGACCAGCAGGGCCGTGGTCGTCGAGGGCTACACCGATGTCATGGCCTGCCATCTCGCCGGCGTCACCACCGCCATCGCGACCTGTGGCACCGCCTTCGGCGGCGACCACATCAAGATCCTTCGCCGGCTGCTGATGGACAACGCCACCGCCGAGGTCATTTTCACCTTCGACGGCGACGCGGCCGGCCAGAAGGCCGCGCTGCGGGCCTTCGAGGACGACCAGAAGTTCGCCGCGGAGACCTCCATCGCGATCACCCCGGGCGGTATGGACCCCTGCGAACTGCGTCTCGCGGAGGGCGACGGCGGGGTGCAGAAACTGGTCGAAACCCGCACGCCGCTCTTCGAGTTCGCCATCCGCCACAGCGTGACGCGCCACAATCTGGAGACGCCCGCGGGCCGGGCCGCCGCGCTGGACGAGGCCGCGCCGATTGTCGCCGGCATCAAGAACATCGCCATCCAGCACGAGTCGGCCGTGCAGCTCGCGGGCATCCTCGGCATCCTCGACACCCAGTTCGTCGTCAAGCGCGTCGCGCAGCTCGCGCGCTGGGCCCGCGACCGCGGTGGCCGCGGCCCGGCGATGCAGTCCCGGACCCCTCAGGCGTACGAGCGGCAGGGCGCCCACCAGATCCCCGCGGGCCCCGCCCTCAATCTGCGCAGCCCCACCCACCGCACCGAACGCGAGCTGCTCAAACTCGCGCTCCAGCACCCGGGCCTGGTCTCTCCGGCCTTCGACGCGTACGGCGTCGACGAGTTCACCGCCCCGCCGTACGCCGCGGTCCGCCAGACCATCGCGGAGGCGGGCGGCGCGGAACAGGGCACCCAGGACACCCCCGACTATCTCGCCCGGGTCCGGGACGCCGCACCGAACGACACGGTGCGGGCCATGGTCACCGAGCTTGCCGTGGAGGCCATCCACGCCAGGACGGTCGACGAGATCTATGCCGGCACCCAGTTGGTCCAGGTCCGCCTGCGCGCGGTCGACCGCCGTATCGGCGACGTCCAGGGCACCCTCGCCCGACTCGGCCCGAACGCCGAACCCGAGCACCACACGGCCGTCGCGAACGAACTCTGGGTGCTCCAGCAGTACGCCCAGTCCCTCCGCAACCAGGGCGCTGACGCTCTCTAG
- a CDS encoding NAD(P)/FAD-dependent oxidoreductase — MVDAHRTFVIVGGGLAGAKAAETLRAEGFTGRVILIGDERDHPYERPPLSKGYLSGKEERDSVFVHEPAWYAQADVELHLGQTVVAIDRDAKSVRLGEGTVLHYDKLLLATGAEPRRLDIPGTDLAGVHHLRRLAHADRLRQVLTVLGRDNGRLVIAGGGWIGLEVAAAARGYGAEVTVVEPAATPLHHVIGPELGQVFTELHREHGVRFHFGARLTEITGQDGMVLAVRTDDGEEHPAHDVLAAIGAAPRAALAESAGLALADRGHGGGIAVDAGLRTSDPDIYAAGDVAAAHHPLLGSRLRVEHWANALNGGPAAARSMLGQDVSYDRIPYFFSDQYDLGMEYSGWAPPGSYDQVILRGDVGKREFIAFWLKDRRVLAGMNVNVWDVTDPIQQLIRGGTPVDPEALGDPSVPLTSLNS, encoded by the coding sequence GTGGTCGACGCACATCGGACATTCGTCATCGTCGGCGGTGGACTGGCCGGAGCCAAGGCCGCCGAGACCCTCCGCGCCGAAGGGTTCACCGGACGAGTGATCCTCATCGGTGACGAACGCGACCACCCCTATGAACGCCCGCCCCTGTCCAAGGGCTATCTGTCGGGCAAGGAGGAGCGCGACAGCGTCTTCGTCCATGAACCCGCCTGGTACGCCCAGGCCGACGTCGAACTGCACCTCGGTCAGACCGTCGTCGCCATCGACCGCGATGCCAAGTCCGTACGGCTGGGCGAGGGCACCGTCCTCCACTACGACAAACTCCTGCTCGCCACCGGCGCCGAGCCGCGCCGCCTCGACATCCCCGGCACCGACCTGGCCGGCGTCCACCATCTGCGCCGCCTCGCCCACGCCGACCGGCTGCGCCAGGTGCTCACCGTCCTGGGCCGCGACAACGGCCGGCTCGTCATCGCGGGTGGGGGCTGGATCGGCCTGGAGGTCGCGGCGGCCGCCCGCGGCTACGGCGCCGAGGTCACCGTCGTCGAGCCGGCGGCCACCCCGCTGCACCACGTCATCGGCCCCGAGCTGGGCCAGGTCTTCACCGAGCTGCACCGCGAGCACGGTGTCCGCTTCCACTTCGGCGCCCGCCTGACCGAGATCACCGGGCAGGACGGCATGGTGCTCGCGGTCCGTACCGACGACGGCGAGGAACACCCGGCTCACGACGTTCTCGCCGCGATCGGCGCCGCCCCCCGCGCCGCACTCGCCGAGAGCGCCGGCCTCGCGCTCGCCGACCGGGGCCACGGCGGCGGTATCGCCGTCGACGCGGGCCTGCGCACCTCTGACCCCGACATCTACGCCGCGGGCGATGTCGCGGCCGCCCACCATCCGCTCCTCGGCTCCCGGCTGCGCGTGGAGCACTGGGCGAACGCCCTCAACGGCGGCCCCGCCGCCGCCCGCTCGATGCTCGGTCAGGACGTCTCGTACGACCGCATCCCGTACTTCTTCTCCGACCAGTACGACCTGGGCATGGAGTACTCCGGCTGGGCGCCGCCCGGCTCCTACGACCAGGTCATCCTCCGCGGCGACGTCGGAAAGCGGGAGTTCATCGCCTTCTGGCTGAAGGACCGCAGGGTGCTTGCCGGGATGAACGTCAATGTGTGGGACGTCACCGACCCCATCCAGCAGCTGATCCGCGGCGGAACACCCGTGGACCCCGAAGCCCTCGGCGACCCGTCCGTACCGCTCACTTCCCTCAACAGCTGA
- a CDS encoding deoxyguanosinetriphosphate triphosphohydrolase: MEGTTSTTSNDPAGHDAYDEAATARWAAEPDKRPGRTAFQRDRARVLHSSALRRLAGKTQVVTPGTRNQAWDASPRTRLTHSLECAQVGRELGAALGCDPDLVEAACLAHDMGHPPFGHNGEQALNDFAKDCGGFEGNAQSLRLLTRIEPKRFVHSEAVTSAAAATGGDLVSVGLNLTRAALDAATKYPWPRGGHPTDPGSVKFGVYEDDLPVFEWARQGAPAYRKCFEAQVMDWSDDVAYSVHDFEDGLHAGHFDPGLLLAEPERSDIWAVAIGRYVPRDTDPQELAEALDRLVDQEWWPHHYDGSAVAQARLKDATSQLIGRFCLAAEAATRQAYGSGRLTRYAAELVVPRATRNECAVLKAVADLYVMQRAEQEAIRADQRIVLAELAEALTAGAPESLDPQFHALFDAAPDDRARKRVIVDQLASLTDASARTLHTQLTARR, encoded by the coding sequence ATGGAAGGCACCACCAGCACCACCTCAAACGACCCCGCCGGCCACGACGCGTACGACGAGGCGGCCACCGCGCGCTGGGCGGCCGAGCCCGACAAGCGTCCGGGCCGCACCGCCTTCCAGCGCGACCGCGCGCGCGTGCTGCACTCCTCCGCGCTGCGCCGCCTCGCAGGCAAGACCCAGGTGGTGACCCCCGGCACGCGCAACCAGGCATGGGACGCCAGCCCGCGCACCCGGCTCACCCACTCCCTGGAATGTGCCCAGGTCGGTCGGGAACTGGGCGCGGCGCTCGGCTGCGACCCCGATCTGGTGGAGGCAGCCTGCCTCGCCCACGACATGGGCCATCCGCCCTTCGGGCACAACGGCGAGCAGGCGCTCAACGACTTCGCGAAGGACTGCGGCGGCTTCGAGGGCAACGCCCAGTCGCTGCGGCTGCTGACCCGTATCGAGCCCAAGCGGTTCGTCCACAGCGAGGCGGTGACCTCTGCCGCTGCCGCGACGGGCGGCGATCTTGTCAGCGTCGGCCTCAACCTCACCCGGGCAGCTCTGGACGCCGCCACCAAATACCCCTGGCCGCGCGGCGGTCACCCCACCGATCCCGGCTCGGTGAAATTCGGCGTGTACGAGGACGATCTGCCGGTCTTCGAATGGGCCCGCCAGGGCGCACCGGCGTACCGCAAATGTTTCGAGGCCCAGGTCATGGACTGGTCCGACGACGTGGCGTACTCCGTGCACGATTTCGAGGACGGTCTGCACGCCGGCCATTTCGACCCCGGTCTCCTCCTCGCCGAGCCGGAGCGGAGCGACATCTGGGCGGTGGCGATCGGGCGGTACGTACCCCGGGACACCGATCCGCAGGAGCTGGCCGAGGCCCTCGACCGGCTCGTCGACCAGGAGTGGTGGCCGCACCACTACGACGGCTCTGCCGTCGCGCAGGCCCGGCTGAAGGATGCGACGAGCCAGCTCATCGGCCGTTTCTGCCTCGCCGCCGAGGCCGCGACGCGCCAGGCGTACGGATCGGGCCGGCTCACCCGGTACGCCGCCGAGCTGGTCGTCCCGCGCGCCACCCGCAACGAATGCGCGGTCCTCAAGGCCGTCGCCGACCTCTATGTCATGCAGCGCGCCGAACAGGAGGCCATCCGAGCCGACCAGCGCATCGTGCTGGCCGAGCTGGCCGAGGCGCTGACGGCCGGTGCCCCGGAGAGTCTCGACCCGCAGTTCCATGCCCTGTTCGACGCCGCGCCGGACGACCGGGCGCGCAAGCGGGTGATCGTCGACCAGCTCGCGTCCCTCACGGACGCATCCGCGCGTACGCTCCACACCCAGCTCACGGCCCGCCGTTGA
- a CDS encoding sirohydrochlorin chelatase — MTESAHLGESLPFDTTAQLLTRITAQLGTQLSHVTLNGTRRPMPLTDRPPALVAVAHGSRDPRALRTVTTLLDQVRELRPRLDVRLGHIELNEPLLSDTLAALGGERREVRDVREVRDVREVREVREVRDVREVREVRDRLSGAGAVLVPLMLSRGYHVKHDLPQAAAAVPGADIRIAAPLGPHPLLVEALCSRLADAGWRPEDGTSRSAGVVLAAAGSRDPDSVADARRTADLLSERLGGVPVVAAYASAVSPTVPAAVRALTARGRHRIAVASYFASPGLFATRSAAVAPWIAAAPLGAHPALARLLLQRYDDAVSTPHASQRRELTPA; from the coding sequence ATGACGGAGTCGGCACACCTTGGAGAGTCCCTGCCCTTCGACACCACCGCGCAGCTTCTTACGCGCATCACGGCCCAGCTCGGCACCCAGCTCAGCCACGTCACACTGAACGGAACCCGCAGGCCTATGCCTCTGACCGACCGGCCGCCCGCCCTCGTCGCAGTCGCCCACGGCAGCCGCGACCCGCGCGCCCTGCGCACCGTGACCACGCTCCTTGACCAGGTCCGCGAACTGCGTCCCAGGCTCGATGTCCGTCTTGGTCACATCGAGCTGAACGAGCCGCTGCTCTCCGACACGCTCGCGGCGCTCGGCGGCGAGAGACGCGAGGTGCGCGATGTCCGTGAGGTGCGCGATGTCCGCGAAGTGCGTGAGGTGCGTGAGGTGCGCGATGTCCGCGAAGTGCGTGAGGTGCGTGACAGGCTGAGCGGCGCCGGGGCCGTCCTCGTACCGCTGATGCTGAGCCGCGGCTATCACGTCAAGCACGATCTGCCGCAGGCCGCCGCGGCCGTCCCCGGCGCGGACATACGCATCGCCGCCCCGCTCGGCCCGCACCCCCTCCTCGTCGAGGCGCTCTGCTCCCGTCTCGCCGATGCGGGCTGGCGTCCCGAGGACGGCACCAGCCGCAGCGCCGGAGTCGTCCTGGCCGCCGCCGGATCCCGTGACCCGGACTCGGTCGCCGACGCCCGCCGCACCGCCGACCTGCTCAGCGAGCGCCTCGGCGGAGTGCCCGTCGTCGCCGCGTATGCCTCCGCCGTCTCGCCCACCGTCCCGGCGGCCGTGCGCGCGCTCACCGCCCGCGGCCGTCACCGGATCGCCGTCGCCTCCTACTTCGCGTCCCCCGGCCTCTTCGCCACCCGCAGCGCCGCTGTCGCGCCCTGGATCGCCGCCGCCCCGCTCGGTGCGCACCCCGCCCTGGCCCGGCTGCTGCTGCAGCGTTACGACGACGCCGTGAGCACGCCGCACGCCTCTCAACGGCGCGAACTCACTCCGGCCTAG